The DNA window AATCCAGGCTGCCCGACCGGTATCGCTGCTGGTGCGACCGGCGGCCCGTGCGGGCGCCGATCACCAAGGGAAACCCAATGGCAACTAGCAAAAAGACGCCGGCCTCCGTAATGGGGGCTGGCTCCGTATTGAGCACCGTCGCAGGACCATCAACGTCTACGCCCCCGACCAGTTTGGGCGGCGTGCCCCAGGAAGCCGCCTTGCTGGCGAAAGTGGGCGGTACCCAGGCGGTCGCCGAGGGCATGCCCTTCAACGTCAATAAGCCGGGCGAACATGGCGACGCATCGCGCACGCCGCAGCCCGGCCAGACCGTCGCACCACCGCATCCCATCGCCGGCGCCAGCACCACCGGCGAAACCACCGCTTCGCCCAAAGTCGGCAGCGGCGTGCCGCCGCACAGCGTCAACGCCACCATTGAGCCGCTGGACCGCGTGCGTGTCGATTCCGCCGACCAGCGCTTGACCACCAACCAGGGCGTGCCGGTCGCCGACAACCAGAATTCGCTCAAGGTCGGCCTGCGCGGCCCGACCGCGATGGAAGACTTCATCCTGCGCGAAAAGATCACCCATTTCGACCATGAGCGCATTCCGGAACGCGTGGTGCACGCGCGCGGCTCCGCCGCCCACGGCTACTTCGAAAGCTATGGCGATTTGAGCGCCGTCACGCGCGCCGCGCCGTTCGCCGCCGCAGGCAAACGCACGCCGGTGTTCGTGCGCTTCTCCACCGTCGCCGGCGAACGCGGTTCGGCCGACACCGTGCGCGATGTGCGCGGCTTCGCCGTCAAGTTCTACACCGACGAAGGCAACTGGGATTTGGTCGGCAATAACATGCCCGTCTTCTTCATCCAGGACGCGATGAAGTTCCCGGACCTGGTCCACGCCGTCAAGCCCGAGCCGCACCACGCGATGCCGCAGGCCTCCAGCGCGCACGACACCTTCTGGGATTTCGTCTCGCTGATGCCGGAATCGACCCACATGCTGCTGTGGCAGATGTCGGACCGCGCCATCCCGCGCAGCTACCGCACCATGCAGGGCTTCGGCGTGCACACCTTCCGCCTGGTGAATGCGCAGGGCGTTTCGGTGTTCTGCAAGTTCCACTGGAACCCGGTGCCGGGCACGCATTCGCTGGTGTGGGACGAAGCGGCCAAGATCATCGGCGCCGATCCGGACTACCATCGCCGCGACCTGTGGGAAGCGATCGAGGCGGGCGCCTATCCGGAATGGGAACTGGGCCTGCAGATCTTCACCGAGGAACAGGCGGAGGAATTCCCGTTCGACGTGCTCGATTCGACCAAGATCGTGCCGGAGGAACTGGTGCCGGTGCAGATCGTCGGAAAAATGACACTGAACCGCAATCCGGATAACTTCTTCGCCGAGACCGAACAGGTGGCCTTCTGCACCGCGCACATTGTGCCGGGCATCGACTTCACCAACGACCCGCTGCTGCAAGGCCGTATCCACTCGTATCTGGACACGCAGATCAGCCGTCTCGGTGGCGCCAACTTCCACGAGATTCCGATCAACACGCCGGTGGCGCAGGTGCACAACAACCAGCGCGACGGCATGCATCGCCAGGCGATCGCGCGCGGCCGCGTGGCCTACGAACCAAACTCGCTGGCCGGCGGTAATCCGTTCCAGGCCGGGATGGCCGGCTTCCAGACAGCCTTCAGCAGCGTGAAGCAGGC is part of the Oxalobacteraceae bacterium OTU3CAMAD1 genome and encodes:
- a CDS encoding catalase, whose translation is MATSKKTPASVMGAGSVLSTVAGPSTSTPPTSLGGVPQEAALLAKVGGTQAVAEGMPFNVNKPGEHGDASRTPQPGQTVAPPHPIAGASTTGETTASPKVGSGVPPHSVNATIEPLDRVRVDSADQRLTTNQGVPVADNQNSLKVGLRGPTAMEDFILREKITHFDHERIPERVVHARGSAAHGYFESYGDLSAVTRAAPFAAAGKRTPVFVRFSTVAGERGSADTVRDVRGFAVKFYTDEGNWDLVGNNMPVFFIQDAMKFPDLVHAVKPEPHHAMPQASSAHDTFWDFVSLMPESTHMLLWQMSDRAIPRSYRTMQGFGVHTFRLVNAQGVSVFCKFHWNPVPGTHSLVWDEAAKIIGADPDYHRRDLWEAIEAGAYPEWELGLQIFTEEQAEEFPFDVLDSTKIVPEELVPVQIVGKMTLNRNPDNFFAETEQVAFCTAHIVPGIDFTNDPLLQGRIHSYLDTQISRLGGANFHEIPINTPVAQVHNNQRDGMHRQAIARGRVAYEPNSLAGGNPFQAGMAGFQTAFSSVKQAPEDKVRGKPELFADHYSQARLFWISQTPSEQTHIVNAFSFELGRVQTPAIRVRLLSMLANVDPVLAEGVAQGLGLEVPAPMPLATTAPQPHYAPSPALSLLARPGAVGVQARKVAILAAHGVDAAGVKAIYADLLAAGAVPRLVAPHLGQLVAADGSALDVEITIQGGPPVLYDAVIVADGEASAKMLMGDADALDFVRQQFRHCKPILAVGAGADLLRKAGVPEKLENGTADPSLWCVPAGGVLPALTEFKAALGAHRNFQREVDAAAL